Proteins from a genomic interval of Symmachiella macrocystis:
- a CDS encoding DUF58 domain-containing protein: MSTGPRTWGGRLVRSSGLQCAAVLVLWMAIADDLWVGTSLLAMLPLMIGNGSATPENGRNGNGSLLSRAWKRYRRRSMRARIPYEGLAYMVILIILMCGALLGKSNLLLLVFAFMAGPWIVNGSLCYMLLRGIDATRRSPRHVMAGEPFSVEITVTNSKRLLSSWVLTVMDRVQHTHEQVLPRVLFTRVPARSQRSEHYQARLMHRGKYELGPIRVTTRFPLGLAERSLIIQEAEEILVYPQVGDLAPRWRRQSQHARELVQQSASQRGSYDDEFHRIREYRTGDDPRAIHWKTSARQNELMVREYHQSREDDLTILLDLWTPRRSSVANYQRAEYAISFAATVGYMHCLDARGSQLGISVLGQEVDEWSGVAGPFAIHPFLERLALSQAGTARTLDEFVNEAMSLHGTKGRCLLITTRPTRPAETPMPNGKGRRWNTGGEELRVAHEELMQLSAADRADRSQYSMEIIEANPQVLSDVFHLASEPE; this comes from the coding sequence ATGTCAACGGGGCCGCGAACCTGGGGCGGACGTTTGGTTCGAAGCAGCGGCTTGCAGTGCGCGGCGGTTCTCGTGTTGTGGATGGCTATAGCCGATGATTTGTGGGTCGGCACGTCGCTGCTGGCCATGCTGCCTTTGATGATCGGCAACGGGTCGGCGACGCCGGAGAATGGTCGCAACGGCAATGGATCGCTGCTCAGTCGGGCCTGGAAACGATATCGCCGCCGCTCGATGCGAGCCCGGATCCCGTACGAAGGATTAGCCTATATGGTGATCCTGATCATCTTGATGTGCGGGGCGCTATTAGGAAAATCAAACCTGCTGTTGTTGGTCTTCGCATTCATGGCAGGACCGTGGATCGTGAACGGCAGCCTGTGTTACATGTTGTTGCGCGGGATTGATGCAACACGGCGCAGTCCTCGCCACGTGATGGCGGGTGAGCCGTTTTCGGTAGAAATCACAGTGACCAATTCCAAGCGGCTGTTATCTTCTTGGGTGTTGACGGTGATGGATCGTGTCCAGCACACGCACGAACAGGTGCTCCCCCGTGTATTGTTCACGCGGGTTCCCGCTCGTTCTCAACGATCAGAGCACTATCAAGCGCGGCTGATGCATCGCGGCAAATACGAATTGGGACCGATCCGAGTGACCACCCGGTTTCCGCTAGGATTGGCCGAACGGTCGTTGATTATCCAGGAGGCGGAGGAGATCCTGGTGTATCCCCAAGTGGGTGACCTAGCTCCTCGTTGGCGGCGACAATCCCAGCACGCGCGGGAGTTGGTCCAACAATCAGCGTCGCAGCGTGGCAGTTACGATGATGAATTTCACCGAATCCGCGAATACCGCACCGGCGACGATCCCCGTGCGATCCACTGGAAGACCTCGGCTCGTCAGAATGAACTGATGGTGCGGGAGTATCACCAGAGTCGCGAGGATGACCTGACGATTTTGTTGGATCTATGGACCCCCAGACGGTCATCGGTTGCCAACTATCAACGTGCGGAATACGCCATTAGTTTTGCCGCGACAGTGGGATATATGCATTGCCTCGATGCACGGGGCAGTCAGCTGGGAATTTCGGTACTCGGTCAGGAAGTGGACGAGTGGTCAGGTGTCGCCGGTCCCTTCGCGATTCACCCTTTTTTAGAACGCTTAGCACTTTCTCAAGCAGGCACCGCGCGGACGTTAGACGAATTTGTGAACGAAGCCATGTCGCTGCACGGCACAAAGGGACGCTGCCTGTTGATCACTACGCGACCCACACGGCCCGCTGAGACACCCATGCCGAACGGCAAGGGACGTCGGTGGAACACCGGCGGCGAGGAATTGCGGGTGGCGCATGAGGAATTGATGCAATTATCAGCTGCGGATCGTGCCGACCGCAGTCAGTACAGCATGGAGATTATTGAGGCCAATCCGCAGGTCCTCTCCGATGTATTTCACCTCGCATCGGAGCCAGAATAA
- the rpmG gene encoding 50S ribosomal protein L33, whose amino-acid sequence MAREYVWLECTETGDRNYRVQKETRGAERLELKKYCPRLRRHTVHKESRKK is encoded by the coding sequence ATGGCCCGCGAGTATGTTTGGCTGGAATGCACCGAGACCGGTGATCGGAACTATCGTGTTCAAAAAGAAACACGTGGTGCAGAGCGGCTGGAATTGAAAAAATATTGCCCGCGGCTTCGCCGTCATACGGTCCACAAAGAGTCACGGAAGAAGTGA
- the secE gene encoding preprotein translocase subunit SecE, with translation MANAKKSTSFLGELLSLQSYKPKQGRLVRQLTTAGVALIALLGAVSLSQGPMVGVEPELVRIGVPVLLFLVGLVFAFRVVNYSVFADFLIAVQGELTKVSWPSKQELKNSTIVVVVTMFALGGMLLVYDLFWYKLMTTVGVLVEASS, from the coding sequence ATGGCAAACGCAAAAAAAAGCACCTCATTTTTGGGCGAACTGCTGAGTTTGCAGTCGTATAAGCCAAAGCAGGGACGGCTTGTCCGGCAGCTGACGACAGCTGGCGTGGCGCTGATTGCGCTGCTCGGGGCGGTTTCGCTCTCGCAGGGCCCGATGGTTGGTGTTGAGCCGGAATTGGTTCGCATCGGTGTACCGGTGTTGTTGTTTCTGGTTGGCTTGGTGTTCGCTTTTCGGGTTGTGAACTATTCTGTGTTTGCCGACTTTTTGATTGCCGTGCAGGGAGAGTTGACCAAGGTCTCCTGGCCCAGCAAGCAGGAATTGAAGAATTCGACGATCGTTGTTGTGGTGACGATGTTCGCTTTGGGCGGCATGCTGTTGGTATACGATCTTTTTTGGTACAAATTAATGACAACAGTCGGCGTGCTTGTTGAGGCGTCGTCTTAG
- a CDS encoding glycosyltransferase family 2 protein: MPGVLVALPVFNEQEHVADVLQAVQKLGSQILVVDDGSQDRTGEILRGFPNVQVVTHTENQGYGAALRSAFAYAQAHAYDVLVTIDCDGQHQPELIPTIAAELTEAIDIVSGSRYLRSFDEDSLPPEDRRRINATITQEINQRLGLSLTDAFCGFKAYRVSALAALSVTETGYAMPLQVWVQAAREGLTIQEIAVPRVYLDEERSFGGSLDDAERRLAYYRTVLDRELGVQPTSSEISSSSTPATCNREKLREPCRMS, translated from the coding sequence ATGCCTGGTGTCCTCGTTGCTCTGCCCGTTTTCAACGAACAAGAGCATGTTGCTGATGTCCTGCAGGCGGTCCAAAAGCTTGGCTCCCAGATCCTGGTCGTCGACGACGGATCGCAGGACCGCACTGGCGAGATCTTGCGTGGATTCCCAAACGTTCAGGTAGTCACACACACGGAAAACCAAGGCTACGGAGCGGCACTCCGTTCTGCGTTCGCTTACGCGCAGGCCCACGCCTATGACGTTTTGGTGACGATCGATTGCGACGGACAGCATCAGCCCGAATTGATTCCCACGATTGCAGCGGAGCTCACTGAGGCGATCGATATTGTCAGCGGCAGCCGATATTTGCGTTCCTTTGACGAGGACAGCCTCCCGCCCGAGGATCGGCGGCGCATTAACGCCACAATCACGCAGGAAATCAACCAACGCTTGGGATTGTCGCTCACGGACGCTTTCTGCGGATTCAAAGCGTATCGCGTCTCGGCATTGGCAGCGCTGAGCGTCACCGAAACCGGCTATGCCATGCCGCTGCAGGTTTGGGTACAAGCCGCTCGGGAAGGGTTGACCATTCAGGAAATCGCCGTTCCGCGGGTCTATTTGGACGAGGAACGCTCTTTCGGGGGTTCGTTGGACGATGCGGAGCGGCGGCTAGCCTATTACCGTACCGTGCTGGATCGCGAGCTTGGGGTGCAACCGACATCATCCGAAATATCGTCGTCATCCACGCCTGCGACATGTAACCGCGAGAAGCTCCGCGAGCCGTGCCGCATGAGTTGA
- the tuf gene encoding elongation factor Tu — translation MAKEVFERTKPHVNVGTIGHIDHGKTTLTAALLMVQGAKGLATVKSYADIAKGGTVRDETKTVTIAVSHVEYESETRHYAHIDCPGHADYIKNMITGAAQMDGAILVVSAADGPMPQTREHILLARQVDVPALVVFLNKCDLVDDEELLELVEMEVRELLSKYDFPGDDIQVVRGNAKGALDNPTDPAFNGCIAELMDALDSNIPEPARESDKPFLMAVEDVFSIEGRGTVATGRIEQGVVNVGEKIEVVGLKDTVETTCTGVEMFNKTLETGMAGDNVGLLLRGVKREDIERGQVLAKPGSIHPHTKFEAEVYVLSKDEGGRHTPFFSGYRPQFYFRTTDVTGAAKLLGDAEMCMPGDNVRLEVEMGSPVALEDGSRFAIREGGKTVGSGVVTKIVE, via the coding sequence ATGGCCAAAGAGGTCTTTGAGCGTACGAAGCCACACGTCAATGTTGGGACGATCGGTCACATTGACCACGGAAAAACGACACTCACCGCGGCGTTGTTGATGGTGCAGGGTGCCAAGGGTTTGGCGACGGTGAAAAGTTACGCCGATATCGCTAAGGGCGGAACCGTCCGTGACGAGACAAAGACGGTGACTATTGCCGTTAGTCACGTCGAGTACGAGTCTGAAACCCGTCACTATGCCCACATCGACTGTCCTGGGCACGCTGACTATATTAAAAACATGATTACCGGGGCGGCCCAGATGGACGGGGCGATCCTCGTGGTGTCTGCGGCTGACGGCCCCATGCCTCAGACGCGAGAGCACATTCTGTTGGCTCGTCAGGTTGACGTACCGGCGTTGGTGGTCTTTCTGAATAAGTGCGACCTGGTCGACGACGAAGAGTTGCTCGAGCTGGTTGAGATGGAAGTTCGTGAATTGCTGAGCAAGTACGACTTCCCCGGCGACGACATTCAGGTTGTTCGCGGAAATGCCAAGGGTGCGTTGGATAACCCGACTGATCCAGCCTTTAATGGCTGTATCGCCGAGTTGATGGACGCCTTGGACTCGAATATTCCTGAGCCGGCGCGTGAGTCCGACAAGCCGTTTCTGATGGCGGTGGAAGACGTGTTCTCGATCGAAGGTCGTGGGACGGTTGCCACTGGTCGGATTGAGCAGGGCGTTGTCAATGTCGGCGAAAAAATTGAAGTCGTCGGTTTGAAGGATACCGTCGAGACCACCTGCACGGGTGTCGAGATGTTCAATAAGACTCTCGAAACAGGTATGGCTGGCGACAACGTGGGCTTGCTTCTGCGTGGTGTTAAGCGTGAAGATATTGAGCGTGGGCAGGTCTTGGCCAAGCCGGGTTCGATTCATCCGCACACCAAGTTTGAAGCCGAAGTTTACGTCCTGAGTAAAGACGAAGGTGGGCGGCACACGCCTTTCTTCAGTGGCTATCGTCCTCAATTTTACTTCCGTACAACCGACGTGACCGGGGCTGCCAAGCTGCTGGGTGATGCCGAGATGTGCATGCCGGGCGACAATGTTCGCTTGGAAGTCGAAATGGGTTCGCCGGTCGCCTTGGAGGACGGAAGTCGCTTCGCGATTCGTGAAGGTGGCAAGACCGTCGGCTCGGGTGTTGTGACCAAGATTGTTGAGTAA
- a CDS encoding sigma-70 family RNA polymerase sigma factor, with protein MSRYRNPAIRQLTEQQVRYTPRDARLRQIERAEQLLEEIDLDKEYHYNDLCQKITTYKAEMYPHLVLSGADAAHDVRLFVEDLSDSADIAVESLAEPVLTVGDVSEQFNVSTKTVDRWRSKGLVSRRFKFGNRKRIGFLKSSVDRFVRRNSDDVHRSTRFSQLTVEEREDIITRARRFARAGGCPAEISRRIAKRLGRSPETIRYTLKHYDAEHPESAVFPHASGPLTDEGKKQIYRNFRRGIPVERLAKQFCRTKASIYRIVSEMRAQRLIAQPIDFIDSEDFVRDDADKLILGPVPVVEKKAAAFKPPPGLPPYLASLYRVPLLTKDEEVYYFRKMNYLKFKAAELRGSLDSRKAKSKEMDAIEKLLNEAVSVKNLLIRSNLRLVVSIAKRHFRPNTNFFEMVSDGNMSLMRAIEKFDYSRGNKFSTYATWAIMKNFARSIPAEHTRLDRFRTGNEEVFQAKSDTRSVPFELELNNQRQHEAIMSILSQLDDREKDIILFRFGLNQGTEPQTLEQVGYHFGVTKERIRQLEARALNKLRKIAQEARLDIPGV; from the coding sequence ATGTCCCGCTATCGTAATCCGGCAATTCGACAACTTACCGAGCAGCAAGTCCGCTATACGCCGCGCGACGCTCGCCTTCGGCAGATCGAACGCGCCGAACAACTCCTCGAGGAAATCGACCTCGATAAAGAGTATCATTACAATGATCTCTGTCAGAAAATCACGACCTACAAGGCCGAGATGTACCCGCACTTAGTCCTCTCTGGGGCTGATGCGGCGCACGACGTGCGTTTGTTTGTCGAAGACTTATCTGACAGCGCAGACATTGCCGTCGAGAGCTTGGCGGAGCCGGTGCTCACGGTTGGCGATGTCAGCGAACAATTTAACGTCTCCACGAAAACCGTCGATCGCTGGCGGAGCAAGGGCTTGGTGAGTCGTCGCTTCAAGTTTGGTAACCGTAAGCGAATCGGCTTCCTGAAATCCTCGGTGGATCGTTTTGTGCGACGCAATTCCGACGATGTGCACCGTAGCACGCGCTTTAGCCAGCTGACGGTGGAAGAGCGTGAAGACATAATCACACGGGCACGCCGTTTCGCTCGCGCTGGTGGATGCCCGGCTGAAATTAGTCGACGTATTGCCAAGCGGTTGGGTCGGTCCCCGGAAACGATCCGTTACACGCTTAAGCATTATGACGCTGAGCACCCAGAATCCGCGGTATTTCCGCACGCTAGTGGTCCGTTGACCGACGAAGGCAAGAAGCAGATCTACCGCAATTTCCGCCGGGGAATTCCCGTTGAGCGGTTGGCGAAGCAGTTTTGCCGCACCAAGGCCAGTATTTACCGAATTGTATCGGAAATGCGGGCGCAACGGCTGATTGCTCAACCGATCGATTTCATCGACAGTGAAGATTTCGTGCGGGACGATGCCGACAAGTTGATTCTTGGCCCGGTACCCGTCGTCGAGAAGAAGGCAGCCGCATTTAAGCCGCCGCCGGGCTTGCCGCCCTATTTGGCCAGCCTGTACCGCGTGCCGCTGCTGACTAAGGACGAGGAAGTCTACTACTTCCGTAAAATGAACTACCTGAAGTTCAAAGCGGCCGAATTGCGTGGCAGCCTGGATTCGCGAAAAGCCAAATCGAAAGAAATGGACGCGATCGAAAAGCTGCTCAATGAGGCCGTTTCGGTCAAGAACCTGCTCATTCGGAGTAATTTGCGATTGGTCGTCTCGATTGCCAAGCGGCATTTTCGACCAAACACGAATTTCTTCGAAATGGTCAGCGATGGGAATATGTCGCTGATGCGGGCGATTGAAAAATTCGACTATAGCCGCGGGAATAAGTTCTCCACCTACGCCACCTGGGCGATTATGAAGAACTTCGCGCGATCGATCCCAGCCGAGCACACCCGTTTGGATCGTTTTCGTACCGGAAACGAAGAGGTGTTCCAGGCGAAATCGGATACGCGTTCTGTTCCCTTTGAGCTGGAGTTGAATAATCAACGCCAGCACGAAGCGATTATGAGTATCCTGTCGCAACTGGACGACCGGGAAAAAGACATCATTTTGTTCCGTTTCGGACTGAATCAGGGAACCGAGCCCCAGACGTTGGAGCAGGTCGGTTACCACTTCGGTGTGACGAAGGAACGAATTCGACAACTGGAAGCGCGGGCCTTAAATAAGTTGCGAAAAATTGCCCAGGAGGCCCGGCTCGACATTCCCGGAGTCTAA
- a CDS encoding transglutaminase TgpA family protein: protein MPFLKTFQLSMYAQVFLASGLLAAAEGGASPAYLTFVVGLVALIFNDSRREFGLSEWWANGLALGAFLVATWEFMGDSPESKLLAGTHLIIYLLWIVLLWNREMRHFWWICALCLLHVALAAVLTQASWFGMVLVVYVLFMVWNLTLFSLYRAEEEVVSAPTVFASDTGTALLQASGENAGRHSRVQGNVQSDFGRSRVGSRLAFGSLVTSLSGLLVGSAIFVMTPRVWIPPKKSEQTESPNVSPIRSVTGFTEEVQLGDIGEILESSEPVLSVQVVDNDTNTALDVIDFANSYDMNEPYLRGSVLVRYRSGKWHTGKRDSHPDRMSHAPPRGSQGWIRQDITLEPMGTKLLFAMRPFCSGRTAIGARDGNENALFLGYPSYTITPRSRESGSKQIRYGIYSRPPNNNSSLPKDFLSFRYLETTQAGRELVAVPESTKLNALAQQVAARVDQQSLQEDDYTLAVARALESHLRDSGEFSYSLSAAVMDPNIDPVDDFLFNRKSGHCEYYAAALTLMLRSVGIPARLINGFKGGEYDPQEKVLRVEQRHAHSWVEAAIGDRWLTMDATPAAERQRIVASHKPGYWEVLKRTFWGFWQENVVSFSLAQQRREIFDPMLAYLKKAFSSTAGMRAAAVDFWNWFYSTVTNPQRWISIDGGILVFLLLGVPVLIFHWTSKILRRLRGKWSRGKSAHSGPTRLVEFYQRFQVLTRRMGFIRQPQQTQREYAAAIQQVVDASAEEPELNNVSTAIADSFYRVRFGNDPLDAEEQRQVDRQLQLMEALSKRRPR, encoded by the coding sequence ATGCCGTTCCTCAAAACCTTTCAATTGAGCATGTATGCCCAGGTCTTCTTGGCCAGTGGGCTGTTAGCGGCAGCCGAGGGGGGGGCATCGCCGGCCTACCTAACATTCGTCGTTGGCTTAGTCGCGCTGATTTTTAATGACTCACGCCGAGAGTTTGGTCTGTCGGAGTGGTGGGCGAATGGTTTGGCGTTGGGAGCATTTTTGGTGGCGACTTGGGAGTTCATGGGCGACAGTCCAGAATCCAAACTCCTCGCCGGAACGCACTTGATCATCTATTTGCTTTGGATCGTGCTCCTGTGGAATCGGGAAATGCGGCATTTTTGGTGGATCTGCGCCTTGTGCTTGCTGCACGTTGCACTGGCTGCCGTATTAACGCAAGCCAGCTGGTTCGGCATGGTGCTTGTCGTCTACGTGCTCTTCATGGTCTGGAATTTGACGCTGTTTTCGTTGTATCGCGCAGAAGAAGAGGTTGTCTCCGCCCCCACGGTGTTTGCTTCCGATACGGGGACCGCGCTACTGCAAGCTTCAGGGGAAAACGCGGGGAGACATAGCCGTGTTCAGGGCAATGTGCAAAGCGACTTCGGCAGGTCCCGCGTGGGAAGCCGTTTGGCATTCGGTTCACTTGTCACGTCGTTATCCGGTTTATTGGTGGGCTCCGCCATTTTTGTGATGACTCCCCGCGTGTGGATTCCACCGAAAAAATCGGAGCAAACCGAATCCCCCAATGTTTCGCCCATTCGATCAGTGACCGGCTTCACGGAGGAGGTTCAGCTAGGTGACATTGGCGAGATCCTGGAAAGTAGCGAGCCTGTGCTGTCAGTGCAGGTTGTCGACAATGATACGAATACGGCATTAGACGTAATCGATTTTGCCAACTCATATGATATGAACGAACCATACCTGCGCGGCTCAGTCCTCGTGAGATATCGCTCGGGCAAGTGGCACACAGGGAAGAGGGATAGCCATCCAGACCGAATGTCTCACGCACCGCCTAGAGGAAGCCAAGGGTGGATTCGCCAGGACATCACGTTAGAACCAATGGGCACCAAGCTGTTATTTGCCATGCGGCCTTTCTGTTCTGGCAGGACCGCCATCGGGGCACGTGACGGCAACGAAAACGCGCTCTTTCTGGGATATCCCTCCTATACGATTACCCCGCGTTCGCGCGAGTCTGGTTCGAAACAAATCAGATATGGAATTTATTCCCGCCCGCCAAACAACAACTCATCGCTCCCAAAAGATTTTTTGTCGTTTCGGTACCTGGAAACGACGCAAGCTGGCCGTGAACTGGTCGCAGTTCCCGAGTCAACGAAGCTGAACGCACTTGCGCAGCAAGTCGCCGCACGCGTCGATCAACAATCGCTACAAGAGGACGACTACACATTGGCCGTGGCCCGTGCTTTGGAATCGCATCTGCGCGACAGCGGTGAATTTAGCTATTCACTCAGTGCGGCGGTGATGGATCCAAATATTGACCCGGTGGATGATTTTCTATTCAACCGCAAATCCGGGCATTGCGAATACTATGCCGCCGCGTTGACGTTGATGCTACGTTCGGTTGGGATTCCCGCGCGGCTGATCAATGGATTCAAAGGGGGAGAATACGATCCACAAGAGAAGGTCCTGCGGGTCGAACAGCGGCATGCGCACTCTTGGGTTGAAGCGGCGATCGGCGACCGTTGGCTCACAATGGATGCGACGCCTGCGGCGGAGCGACAACGAATTGTTGCCTCACACAAGCCGGGATATTGGGAGGTCTTGAAACGGACTTTTTGGGGATTTTGGCAAGAGAACGTGGTCAGTTTTTCGTTGGCACAACAGCGACGGGAGATTTTCGATCCCATGCTGGCATATCTCAAAAAAGCGTTCAGTTCCACTGCCGGGATGCGGGCCGCTGCGGTCGATTTTTGGAATTGGTTTTACAGCACAGTCACCAATCCGCAGCGATGGATCAGTATCGATGGCGGGATACTTGTGTTTTTGCTTTTGGGTGTTCCGGTCTTGATTTTCCATTGGACAAGCAAAATCCTGCGTCGACTGCGAGGGAAATGGTCGCGGGGGAAATCGGCTCACTCCGGTCCGACCCGCTTGGTTGAGTTTTACCAACGGTTTCAAGTCCTCACGCGTCGGATGGGATTTATCCGGCAGCCCCAACAGACACAACGTGAGTACGCCGCCGCGATCCAGCAGGTCGTTGATGCCTCAGCGGAGGAACCGGAGCTGAACAACGTCAGCACCGCGATCGCCGACTCGTTTTATCGTGTTCGCTTTGGGAACGATCCCCTCGATGCCGAGGAACAACGGCAGGTCGATCGACAATTGCAGTTGATGGAAGCGTTGTCGAAACGGCGGCCCCGATAG